A stretch of Ursus arctos isolate Adak ecotype North America unplaced genomic scaffold, UrsArc2.0 scaffold_4, whole genome shotgun sequence DNA encodes these proteins:
- the TMEM39A gene encoding transmembrane protein 39A, which yields MPGGRRGPSRQQLSRSALPSLQTLVGGGCGNGTGLRNRNGSAIGLPVPPITALITPGPVRHCQIPDLPVDGSLLFEFLFFIYLLVALFIQYINIYKTVWWYPYNHPASCTSLNFHLIDYHLAAFITVMLARRLVWALISEATKAGAASMIHYMVLISARLVLLTLCGWVLCWTLVNLFRSHSVLNLLFLGYPFGVYVPLCCFHQDSRAHLLLTDCNYMVQHQAVEESASTVGGLTKSKDFLSLLLESLKEQFNNATPIPTHSCPLSPDLIRNEVECLKADFNHRIKEVLFNSLFSAYYVAFLPLCFVKSTQYYDMRWSCEHLIMVWINAFVMLTTQLLPSKYCDLLHKSAAHLGKWQKLEHGSYSNAPQHIWSENTIWPQGVLVRHSRCLYRAMGPYNVAVPSDVSHARFYFLFHRPLRLLNLLILIEGSVVFYQLYSLLRSEKWNHTLSMALILFCNYYVLFKLLRDRIVLGRAYSYPLNSYELKAN from the exons GAATGGTAGTGCTATTGGCCTTCCGGTCCCACCAATCACAGCCTTAATCACCCCAGGTCCTGTTCGTCATTGCCAAATTCCTGATTTGCCTGTGGATGGAAGCCTGCTCtttgaatttctctttttcatttaccTGCTGGTTGCTCTGTTTATCCAATATATCAATATCTATAAAACAGTGTGGTGGTATCCTTATAATCATCCTGCTTCTTGTACTTCACTG AATTTTCATCTCATTGATTACCACCTGGCAGCATTCATCACAGTGATGCTTGCAAGGAGGCTGGTGTGGGCCCTCATCTCAGAG GCCACTAAGGCGGGTGCAGCATCTATGATTCACTACATGGTTCTGATATCAGCTCGCTTGGTGCTACTCACTTTATGTGGATGGGTACTTTGTTGGACCCTCGTCAATCTCTTCCGAAGCCATTCAGTCCTCAACCTCCTTTTCCTTGGCTACCC GTTTGGTGTTTATGTTCCTCTCTGCTGTTTCCACCAAGATAGTAGAGCCCATCTTCTTCTCACAGACTGTAACTATATGGTTCAGCACCAGGCGGTAGAAGAAAGTGCCTCAACTGTGGGTGGTTTGACCAAATCCAAAGACTTTCTCTCCTTATTGCTGGAGTCTCTAAAAGAACAGTTTAATAATGCCACGCCCATCCCCACGCACAGCTGCCCCCTATCTCCAGACCTCATTCGAAATGAAGTTGAATGTCTGAAAGCGGATTTCAACCACAGAATCAAGGAAGTTCTCTTCAACTCCCTCTTCAGTGCCTACTATGTTGCATTTCTCCCCCTGTGTTTTGTGAAG AGTACCCAGTACTATGACATGCGCTGGTCTTGTGAGCACCTCATTATGGTGTGGATCAATGCTTTTGTCATGCTCACCACACAACTGCTGCCATCCAAATACTGTGATTTGCTCCATAAATCAGCTGCTCACCTGGGCAAGTGGCAGAAGCTTGAACATGGGTCCTACAGCAATGCTCCACAGCACAT TTGGTCAGAAAATACAATATGGCCTCAAGGGGTGCTGGTGCGACACAGCAGATGCTTATATAGAGCCATGGGGCCTTACAACGTGGCAGTGCCTTCAGACGTATCCCATGCCCGCTTTTAT TTCCTATTTCATCGTCCATTAAGGCTGTTAAATCTGCTCATCCTTATTGAGGGCAGTGTCGTCTTCTACCAGCTCTATTCCTTACTGCGGTCGGAGAAGTGGAACCACACACTTTCCATGGCTCTCATCCTCTTCTGCAActactatgttttatttaaacttctcCGGGACAGAATAGTATTAGGCAGGGCATACTCCTACCCACTCAACAGTTATGAACTCAAGGCAAATTAA